AAAAAAGGTGCCCCTCAGCGTAGTAATCGTTATATCGCTCAGGGAAATGTGCTTACCTGTTAGTGCCTCATAGATTCGTTGCAGGCGGCGCTTGTTGTTGAAGATGTCTCTGAAGAGTGAATCTTTGTATGTACGTTTGGCCTTCATCTGATGTCCCCCTTCTACGGTGATTATACCATGAAACCAGTGGGGAAGGAAGATTGTTGCTAACAATTGTACCGCCTTGAACGATTGGTTGTTTAGAGGAGTCAGGCCCATGGAGGGGGGAGCACTTAGAGGCGTTTGATGAAATTCTGTGGGTGCTGTTCGATGAACGGACTAAGCTGGTGTATGACGGAGTCTTATAGAGTGAGTACATATATATGAGCCGATTCTGGTTGCTTGATGAAACTTGTGAAGCTATTGTTGTGTTGTCGGTGACGCTAAATATTATGTTTTGCACAATATAGGCAGGGGAGATGAATCATATGCAGAATATAAACTGGGACAAGCAACCAATGATTGGGATATATATTATTCAAATTTTCTTTCAGGGCGGGTGAAGATATGGGAATAAAATTAGGCAAGATGCAGCGTGTAGTTGATTTACGGTCGGTATGGCCGCATGAGGAACATGATTTTTCACAGTGGCTGGCCAAAGATGAAAACCTTGCACAGTTGGCTGAAGCGGTTGGTATTGACCTGGAGTTGGAAGAAACAGAATCGTCAGTAGGTAGTTTTAGCGTTGACATCTACGCCAAAGAAGTGGGGACATCAAGAGGGATTATCATTGAGAACCAACTGGAAGATACAAATCACGACCATCTTGGCAAGATAATAACTTATGCAGCAGGCAAGGAAGCCCAGGTGATTATTTGGGTTGTAAAGCATGCTCGGGATGAGCACAAGCAGGCTGTTGCTTGGCTGAACCAACATACAGATGAAAAGATTGGGGTCTTCTTGATAGAGGTTGAACTTTGGAAGATAGGTGACTCGTTGCCGGCCCCACGCTTTAACGTGGTAGAAAGACCGAATGAGTGGGCTAAGAGTGTCAAGGTAGTGGAGTCCTTGACGCCCTTGAAGCGTTTCCAGCTCGAATTTTGGCAGAATTTCTGTACCTTTGCCTTTAAGGATGCGGAGTTCAGTAAAATTTTCAAAAAGAGAAAGCCATATGCGACAAATTGGTACAATCTAAGCTGTGGTGTACAACCCCTGATTTTGGAATTTACTATCAACGTGTCCAAAGGCCTTCTTACAGCGGGTATTTACATTACCAATGATAAGGATCTGTACCATTCTATGCAGGAGCGTCAGGCCGACATTGAGCAGATTCTTGGGGCAACGATAGAGTGGAGTGAAGCAGACATGGATTGTCGTATGTTGGTGTACCGTAAGACTTCCAAGGGTATTGATAGCAAAGAATGGGATGGAGATTACCGCTGGTTCATGGACAAGGCAATATCTCTAAAAAAGGTTGCGGAGATGTTCAAATCCAAATAATTAGTGATGTCAGCTAATCCCACGGGATATCTTGGGGTTGGAGGAGTTTGCAACGGCTATGGAATCGCAGTCAAACGGCTGACTGAGTTTGATGAAGGCCTGTGGGGGACGCTGGTAGACTTCATGACCGTATACAGCAAGGATGACATCAGTGTTACCTTCAAGGACGGCACAGAAATTCATATAGGATAAAGGATGGCACGGGCTTGTTCCCGTGCCAATTTTCTTGTCTTCTCTTCTTATTTTATGGTAAAATAACTGTTATGCGAGTTCAAAGAGGCTCAGGCAAGACAAGGTGCGCTCTGCGCTTTGGCAAGCCACATGCAACCAATAAAGCTCGGAACCTAGTCGTTACAAGGCTTCACGGTACTCGCAAACGGGATGCAACCCCCTGTGTTTTTGAGGAGAAGATTTGCAACCCCTCAAACGGTAAATAATGTGATTGTATCAATTTTATACGACAATTGGACAAAATAATAGCTTAACTGATACAAGCAAACGGGCATATAAAACCCGCGAAAACCTATGATATAAGGGGTTTCGCGGGTTTCTTGCATTGTGGAGCAATGCCTTAGCGGTTATCAGGGCGTTGGCATGGTAGGATGGATAAATTTGTGGAACAGAGGTGGTTGCAGAGATAAAATCAGCCGTTTGCAGGATATGGCTCTTTTGCAGATAACCGTTTGTAGGGTATACTATGGTTATAGATATGTTTGGAGATGATAGATTGAAGGTACTGAATTTTTATGGTGGTGCAGGCATTGGCAAGAGCACCATTGCCGCGGATATTTTTTCGAAGCTGAAGCGCAAGGGATATAAGACGGAACTGGTGGGTGAATACGCCAAGTGGCTCTGGTATCAGAATGCCACGGATATTGTGCAGGATCAGCTGTATCTCTTTGCTGAGCAGGTGCATCGGCTGAAGACGCTGGAACGCTATGGAGTGGAGTATGCGGTCTGCGACTCTCCTCTGCCGCTGAACATCATCTACAACAACACGCCTGATGAGCTCTTTGACCAGCTAGTGATGCATGAGCATGCCAAGTTTGACAATGTGGAGTATCTTTTGCGGCGCAATGATGAGTTCATCAGCATTGATGGTCGCAAGGAAACCAATCTGGAGCGGGCCAAGGTGAAGGACGAGGAAATCAAGGCAGTCCTGGACGGAGCTGGCATTGGCTATACGGTCATTTCTCCTTGGGAGACGGATAAGGTGTTGCTGGACTTGAAGGTGAAATGAACACATGGGGAGGTAAGCACAATGACTATTATAAGGACAGAACTGGGGGACATCACTGCCAAGCATTATGCTGATGCCATTGTCAATGCCGCCAATGAGAGCCTGCTAGGGGGCGGTGGTGTTGATGGTGCTATACACCGGGCGGCAGGGCCGGAACTTCTGGCAGAGTGCCGGACACTTCATGGTTGCAGGACAGGGCAGGCGAAAATCACCAAGGCATACAGGCTGCCATGTGATTATGTTATCCATACGGTAGGGCCAGTTTGGCATGGAGGGAGCGATGGTGAGGCAGAACTGCTGGCTGGATGCTATCGGCATTCGCTGGAACTTGCCATGGAGCATGGTATCCGCAGCGTGGCATTTCCGTCTATTTCCACGGGCGTGTACTCCTATCCTGTGCAGCAAGCAGCGGAGATTGCTGTGCAGACGGTCAAGGAAGTGGTGAAGGAGCACCCAGAGGCGTTTGATGAAATTCTGTGGGTGCTGTTCGATGAACGGACGAAACTTATGTATGACGGGGCACTACATGATAGATGTTTTTCAAGGTGGCAAGAATTCGGGAAAAATTTGCCACCTTGCGAGTGAGAGACGTGGCTGAAACTAATGGTGACAATGTATGGAGTGATTTTTAGGAATTATGGCTTAATAGAAAATGATGCTGCAAGAGTACCATTTTTCTCCTTGCCATCTTGCCACCTTCCGACTATAGAAGACAAATGTATACAAAACGCCCTGTTTACCATGACATTTAATGGCAAACAGGGCGTTTTGTGCGAGAGTGGCTGAAGGTAGGGGTCAATTGTAAGCAATATTGTTCATATGGGCAATTTTTTTGACATTTTCCATGGAAGTTGATGCGAGACGAGATATTTTTTCATATGGCTCATGCTCGCGCAGCATATTTAGAACAAACTCTGTAGTCTTTGCATCAGCGACCTCTTCAGCCCTGACTTCCATAGCCCTGTTCCAATCCCATTTGAAGCTAACCATATCGAAAACCTCCTGTTCCTTCTTGGCAAAGTAGTCAGCCAAAAGGCCGTGTTCTTTGCAGTATTTGATAGCTGAGGCGATGGCCTGGTGGAGAGTCTTGCCAGCGGCCACTTCGGTGCGTACCTGGTCAACGAAGATGCTGTAGCACTTTAGGTCGTGGCATTTCTGCAGGAGCTCGCTGTTCTTGGCGTAGTTGATATTGAACACCGTGACCACGAGTTCCAGGGTATTCTCATTCTCCTCGAAGGCATCGGAAAGCCGCATCGTCCACTTTTCTGGGGCATCGTCTTTGCCGTTGTAGAACATGTAGAAATGTGGTGCTGGTAGAGGGATGCGAGTCTTCTTGTAAGGGGCATCTGGATTTACCTGCTGCCTGTACAGCTTGGCAATATACCATAGCATCCGCAATGGCATATTCTCCGAGAGGGTTGACTGGTGCTCCATAAGGATGATGTGCTGGTTGTCAGCCATGAAGCTGATGTCATTCTTGATGTCCTCGAAAAAGGTGCCCCGCAGGGTGGTGATCTTGATGTCGCTCAGTGGTATGAGCTTCCCGGTCAGTGCCTTGTAGATGCGCTGCAGGCGGCGCTTGTCGTTGAAGATGTTTCTGAAGAGCGAATCCTTGTATGTACGTTTGGCCTTCATATGATGTCTCCCTTCTATGGTGATTATACCATGAAACTAGTAGGGAAGGAAGATTGAGGACCTTTAATGCGAGATTTTCTCGCTTCTGTCAATGAGCAGGGCATCGAACCCTTTTGTGCTGAAGAATTCTCCCAGTGTGATGCCGAAGCCGTCGCAGAGCTTCTTGATGTTGTTGCACCCCGGATTCTTGCTTTCCCCCAGCAGGATGCTCTTGATGGTGGCCTGGGGGATGCCGGAGATTTTGCTCATTTTGTTGGGGGTGACATTATTTTCCTGGCAGAGCTGGCGGATGCGGTGGGCGATTGCTTCTTGTGTGTCCATGATGGAGCCTCCTTGTGCTATTTCCAATAGCATACTGCATATTTTGATTGATGTCTAGTGAGAGTTCACTAGACTCTTTTTTTATGGTAATATCAGTGATAATTCACTAAGAAACGGTGAATACTTAGCACATTCAGGGATTCCTCTGATATTTTGATATGTTTCATAAGCAAAGTAGTTGGGAGGAATCGACATGAGCAAGAGTATCTATGGATATGTCCGTGTATCGACGAAGGAGCAGAACCTTGACCGGCAGCTCATTGCTATGCGGGAGTACGGGGTGCCACAGGAAAACATCTTTGTAGACAAGCAGTCTGGCAAGGACTTTGAGCGGCCTTCTTATCAGCGGATGATGAAGGAGATCTCTAGTGGGGGCGTTTTGGTCATCAAGAGCATTGACAGGCTGGGGCGCAGTTATGATGAGACGATTGAGGAGTGGCGTAGGATAACCAGGGAGAAGGGGATAGAGATTGTGGTGCTTGACCTGCCTGTCATGTGTTCCCTGCCCACGGGGACACTGCTGGGACGGCTGCTGGCAGACCTCATTTTGTATCTGCTCTCATATTTTGCCCAAGCGGAGCGTGAAATGAATCATCAGCGCCAGGCCGAGGGCATTTCAGCTGCCAGGCTGCGTGGCGTTCGGTTTGGCAGGGTGCCGAAGGAGCGCACGGAGGAGTTCTATGCGCTTAGGGAACAATGGCAGAAACATCAGGTTTCTGCACGGCAGGCGGCGGAGAAACTTGCCATTGACCACAAGACCTTCCTGCGCTGGGCCAGGGAGGAAAGATAAAAGCCGCCACCTGGCTTGATGCTTGAGGTGGCGGGGAAGGCAGGAGTGGGGAATAAAGCACGCTTTATTCCCCACTATTGGAACCCTGTTTGTGCTTGAACTATTGAGTTGAACCTGACCTAAAATCGCATAATATCTCTTACTTTGTCTCACATTTCGCTCAAGGTCTATAAAAATCCTGCATAATTGCTCACTTTTTTTTGTATATTCGTATAATCGCCGACGTTTCTATGCTTGCATACTGTTTCTGGCTAGTGGGGCATAAAGCGTGCTCTATGCCCCAGGCTGAGCGGCCGAAATACTATGGTTTTTCGGCAATATGCATGAGAGGATGGGTGATTCATGCCACATCCAGGCACGTTGGAAGAAACGGGGAGTGAGTCATGAAGAAATATTTTTTGGCGGGGCTGGCTGTGGTGTTCCTGTTGGCGGTGGGGCTGATATCATACGGCGCCTATCTCAATTACCATGACGAAAATCAGATCACGGAGCGTCTTGCCCAGCAGGTTCTTCCCCTGGCAGGGGAAAAAGCGAAGATACGCGACATAAGGCCTCGCTTGGAGATTGCACCGGTGCATCTTTCCTCTGGACAGATGGCAGACGCGGTTGCGCTGACCAAAGGGCAAATCGTCGAGGTCAAAGTTAAGAAAAATGACCGTGTCAGAATGGGCGACGTTCTCTTTGTCGTGCACATGCCCGAACTTTCTTCGCGACTCAAACAGGCTGATAGCAGTGTGTTCAAGGCCGAGACAGAACTCCTTCGCGCTCGCAACACCTATAATCGCTATACCGAACTGCGGAAAGAGGAAGCCGTATCGGCAGAAAAGTACGATGAGACAGAGAGTGCTTACCATGCGGCGCAGGCGAGTCTGGATGCCGCAATCGCGGCGCGGGATGAGCTTCTGGTGCAGCAGGAGGAGCAGCAGGTGCTGGCTCCCATCGACGGAGAGGTGATCAAGCTGTATCATCCGATGGGTACTTACATTTCGGCAGGGACTCCTCTGGCGCTGATCGGCAATTTTGAGCAGCTTCATTTCTATACGTCTGTAGACGAGAAAGAAGCCAGCTATCTTGCTTTTGGGCAGGAAGCCGTTGTTTCCTTTAGCTATGAGGACTTCGAAAAGGTGTACGGCACGGAATACAGTGCGGACAATCGTGGCAGGGAAGAAAATATCATCGCCCGCGTAATTGAGATTTCTCCGGATCTCTCCGAGCCGGCGGCCATACGCAAGGTGCTTTGGGAAATCGACAACAGGGCCGGTCTCCTCGAGCCGAAAACCTACGGAAGCCACGGAAGCGTCAGCCTCACATTCCTTGATTCCCGCAGATCTTTATCGGTTCCGGTTTCCGCTGTCATTGGCTCTTCCCAAGCGGCAGTTTTTGTCTTTCGAGATGATGGCACGTTGGAACGGCGCAGAGTGAAGACAGGTTTGAACGATGGAACGTATGTCGAAATTTTGTCGGGGCTGGAAGAAGGGGAGACGGTGGTCACATCCGTTCCCCAAGGGGTGAAGGAAAACATGAAAGTATCGCCCATACTGATATCCGGTGATTGAGGAGGTGCTGATGGATGGCCGACAAACAGCTATTTAGCCAGGAGGCGCTGGACAAGCTCCGCACGCCGGAGCGGCTTGACAAGATGCTTCCTATCACCACGCCGGTCAATTGGGTGGCCGCTGCTGCAATCGGTGTTTTATTGCTTGCCGTGTTGCTGTGGTCAATTTTCGGTGCTTTCACCGAAAAGACGGAAGGAATGGGGCTGATCATGGATTCAGCCGGCGTGATCAATGTCTCCCACATTGCAGGGGGAAAGGTGTCCGGCATCTATATCAGCACGGGCAGCTATGTGCATAAAGGAGACCGCATCGTTACTCTGGAACAGGCGAACGAGACTGCCAATACGAACATGGCACGTTACAGTGTTGATTTGGCCGATAATGGCCGCGATACGGTGCGCTATGCCTACGAATATGACATGAAACAATACCAGCAGGGCGTGAACATGGATGTTTACAGCGATTACGAAGGCATTGTGGATGAGGTAATGGTGGAAAAGGGAATGTACCTGACCAGTGGGATGCCCATATGCTCGGTTCGTATCACGCAAAACCGCGACGAACTGTCCGGCATACTCTACATTCCCGTGGAGAAAGGCAAGCGGGTGGAACCCGGCATGACCATACAGCTTGCGCCGAACGGCGTAGATGTAAGCGAGACCGGCAGCCTGATTGGCGTGGTGCGCTCCGTTTCCCAATATCCAATTTCGGGGCAGGGGGTAAAAATGGGGCTGGGGAATGTGGAACTGGCCCAATGGATTTTCGAGCAGAAGGGCAGAGCCCTGATTGAGGTACGCTTTGATTTGGTGCGTGACGAATCGTCAGAGTCAGGATATCTCTGGACATCCTCAGTGGGGGATCACAGCCCCATAACCCCCGGCAGTTTTTGCCGTGGCAACATCATCATCGAGCGTATGCCGCCCATCGAAAAAGTTTTCTACAAAATAAGCCAGTGGGTAAGGTCAAGGTGAGGGTATGAGTTTTACGGACAGGATAAAATCCATCTTCCCAAAGTCGCTCCGCATCAAGGTGCCGACGGTGCTGCAGATGGAAGCTACTGAGTGCGGCGCGGCATCTCTTGCCATGGTGCTCGCCTACTACGGGCTGTGGATGCCCTTGGAGAAACTGCGCGAGGAATGCGGCGTCAGCCGTGACGGCTCAAAAGCATCGAACATCGTAAAGGCGGCAAGGAGAATGGGATGCGAGGCCAAGGGGTATCGCTGGTCGGCCGAGAAGCTCAGGCAAAAGAGTTTCCCGCTGATTCTCCACTGGGAATTCAACCATTTCGTTGTTCTGGAAGGGTTCAAGGAAGATACCGCTTGCCTCAATGATCCGGCCCATGGGCGGCGGGAAGTACCGTGGGAGGATTTTCGCACATCTTATACCGGCATTGCTCTGGAAATCAAGCCGGGAAGCGAGTTTCGGCGAGCGGGCAAGCCGTACAGCATCGTGAGAGCAATGGCGAAAAAACTTCTGGCCGATCGATCGGCTATGCTCTTTCTCATTCTCATCAATCTGGGGTTGATTTTCCCGGGATTGGCTACGCCGGTATTCCACAGAATCTTCATCGATGACATACTCTCCATGAAGCATGATGAGGAGTGGATGTTCAATCTCGTCATCGCTATGCTTGTGGCCGTCTGCCTGCTCATGGTCATGACCGCTCTCAGGCTGTTGGTACTTACCCGTTGGCAAAACAAACTGACGGTTGCCGATTCTTCGGATTTTTTCTGGCATGTGCTGAGACTACCCATGCAGTTTTTCCAGCAACGCTTTGCCGCAGAAGTGGCCTCGCGTATCGCCTTCAACGAGGCAATTGCCGGTGTTCTGTCCGGCAGCGCAGCCACCGCCGTTCTGGATTTTTTTGTAGGGCTTTTTTTCCTCATGCTGCTCCTGCAGTACAGCGTGCCCCTTACGGTCATCGGGGTGACCTTCAGTCTCATCAATCTTGCGGTGTTCTTATTCCTGCGAAAAAAAATCACCGACATGAACCAAGGCATCCAGCAGGACCAGGGCAAGGAATATGGCACGGCCATGAACGGTCTCATGATGATAGAGACCATCAAGGCCAACGGTGGCGAAGCTGATTTCTTCGCCAAGTGGGCAGGCTATCGCACCAAGGTCCTCGCTGCCACTCAGACGAGGGATCTCTGGTCGCTGACGAGCATTGTGCTGCCGGTCTTTTTCGGCGGCATCAATACGGCGCTGATCATGACGCTGGGAGGCTTTTCCATCATGGATGGAGTGATGACGGCCGGCATTTTCCTGGCCTTCCAAAATCTCATGGGTAAATTTCAGGAACCGGTGAACAACTTGGTGGGTTTGGGGAATACGCTCCAGACGACGGAAATGCAGATGAAGCGATTGGACGATGTGCGCCGCTATGCCATCGACAGCCTGAACTATCCGGAGGACAGGCAGCCGGCAAAGGCCGGGGAGAAACCCGCAAAAACCCGCCTGACGGGGGAACTGGAACTGGTGGACGTGAGCTTCGGTTACAGCCCGTTGGAGCCGCCGCTGCTGGACAATTTCAGTTTGCACCTGGAGCCGGGGTATTGGGTCGCCATCGTGGGGGGCAGCGGCAGCGGAAAGAGCACTCTCGCGAAGATTGTCACCGGCCTCTATGAGGAATGGTCGGGAGAGGTACGTTTCGATGGCATCAAACGGCGCGATCTATCCAGACAGGCCATCGTGTCCTCCCTGGCCTCAGTGGATCAGGATATTTTCCAGATTACGGGAACAGTACGGGAAAATATTTCCCTTTTCGACAGTTCTCTGGGGCGCGCCGATATCATGCAGGCGGCGAAGGATGCATGCATACATGATGACATATTGAAGCTGGACGGCGGCTATGAGGCACAGGTCAGCGAGGGAGGCGCGAATTTTTCCGGCGGTCAGCGCCAGCGCCTGGAAATCGCCCGCGCCCTTGCCGTGAACCCCTCCCTGCTTGTTCTTGACGAGGCCACCAGCGCGCTGGATCCGGTGACGGAACAAACCGTCCTGCAGAACATACGGCGCCGCGGATGCTCCTGCTTCATCATAGCCCATCGTCTCTCCACCATCCGCGATGCCGACGAAATTATCGTTCTGGAGAGGGGCAAGGTAGTGGAGCGCGGCACCCATTCTGAGATGATGGCCCATGATGGCCCGTATCGCCGCCTCATCGAAGAACAAGCAAAAGAGTCATGAATGAAGGAGAGTTCCTATGAGGTTGATTGCCGGCGAACGATTGCGCCTGACGGATGAAGATAAATATGCCTTGGCGGTATCCGGCCGTATCGAGGTCTATGCCGTGACAAAAGACAAGGATTCTTTCCGGCAGATGTTCCTGTTGGAACTGGCCGTTGGGGAGGCCGCTTTTCCGACGCTGGATGATCTTGAGCAGGTTGAAACACTGCTGTATGCGGTAGAAGATGCAGAAGTGGAACTCATCTCCTTTGAGATGCCTCCGCCGGAGAAAATCAAAGCACTCATGCAGGATTGGTTTTGCCATCTGGCAGACGGCATACCTTATCTGCGCATGATGGCAGATCGCGGAGACGATGTGCTCGCCCAGTGGGTTGACAGGAGCGTCTTGGGCACAGCGGAAAGCAGGGAAGAAATCCTCGATGGTTTCCGCCGCAACGAGGAGATTCTGTCCGCGCTGGTGGGGGTATATTTTGACTCACGGGATGATCTTTTGGAGCAACGCATGGAAGTGCGTGCCAAGTATCAGAGCAGGCTCATGGATGAGGCGCTCGGCCACCTTTTGCGTCAGGATGTCATGCACAGCGAGGCTGCACCCATCGGCAGCAAAAATCTGGAAGAAGTCACAGGGATTGTGCGCCAGGTAGCTCACCATTTTGGTATGCCCGTCGATAATATCAAGCTGGCACCGGAACTGAGCAGGAAACTTGATCAGGTGGGACTTCTTCGCCGCCTCATACAGAAAGGCGGCATGCAGATGCGACTTGTTACGCTGGAACGTGGCTGGTACAGGAAAGACAGCGGGGTGATGATAGGCTGGTACTCCGCTGCTTCCGGCAAAAAACGGAGACTGATCGCCATCCTGCCTGAAGCTCCGGGCCGGTACATCATCTGTACGGGGGACAATAATGGGGGCATTCCTGTCACGGAAGATACGGCGAGCCACATCGAGCCAAGCGCCTTGGCCTGCTACGCAGGACTGGCAGCCCGTCCCTTGAGTCTCAGGGATTTGTTTCGCTTCATGTTGCGCCATAGCTGGCAGACAGACAGACGCTTTCTTATTCTTGTCAGCATTTTGGCCGGTCTGATCCCCTTGGTGACACCGATTATCACCGAGACTATTTTTCAGGATATTATTCCCATTCTGGATCGTCGAGGCTTGGCAACTGTCACTCAGGTATCGGTGGTTTCCAGCTTTACGCTGGCAGCTTTTTCCCTTTGCCGGGCCCTTGCTATGCTGCGCATCACCACGGGGCTCGACATGGCCG
This genomic interval from Selenomonas sp. AB3002 contains the following:
- a CDS encoding DUF4268 domain-containing protein: MGIKLGKMQRVVDLRSVWPHEEHDFSQWLAKDENLAQLAEAVGIDLELEETESSVGSFSVDIYAKEVGTSRGIIIENQLEDTNHDHLGKIITYAAGKEAQVIIWVVKHARDEHKQAVAWLNQHTDEKIGVFLIEVELWKIGDSLPAPRFNVVERPNEWAKSVKVVESLTPLKRFQLEFWQNFCTFAFKDAEFSKIFKKRKPYATNWYNLSCGVQPLILEFTINVSKGLLTAGIYITNDKDLYHSMQERQADIEQILGATIEWSEADMDCRMLVYRKTSKGIDSKEWDGDYRWFMDKAISLKKVAEMFKSK
- a CDS encoding AAA family ATPase; the protein is MKVLNFYGGAGIGKSTIAADIFSKLKRKGYKTELVGEYAKWLWYQNATDIVQDQLYLFAEQVHRLKTLERYGVEYAVCDSPLPLNIIYNNTPDELFDQLVMHEHAKFDNVEYLLRRNDEFISIDGRKETNLERAKVKDEEIKAVLDGAGIGYTVISPWETDKVLLDLKVK
- a CDS encoding O-acetyl-ADP-ribose deacetylase, whose protein sequence is MTIIRTELGDITAKHYADAIVNAANESLLGGGGVDGAIHRAAGPELLAECRTLHGCRTGQAKITKAYRLPCDYVIHTVGPVWHGGSDGEAELLAGCYRHSLELAMEHGIRSVAFPSISTGVYSYPVQQAAEIAVQTVKEVVKEHPEAFDEILWVLFDERTKLMYDGALHDRCFSRWQEFGKNLPPCE
- a CDS encoding Rpn family recombination-promoting nuclease/putative transposase codes for the protein MKAKRTYKDSLFRNIFNDKRRLQRIYKALTGKLIPLSDIKITTLRGTFFEDIKNDISFMADNQHIILMEHQSTLSENMPLRMLWYIAKLYRQQVNPDAPYKKTRIPLPAPHFYMFYNGKDDAPEKWTMRLSDAFEENENTLELVVTVFNINYAKNSELLQKCHDLKCYSIFVDQVRTEVAAGKTLHQAIASAIKYCKEHGLLADYFAKKEQEVFDMVSFKWDWNRAMEVRAEEVADAKTTEFVLNMLREHEPYEKISRLASTSMENVKKIAHMNNIAYN
- a CDS encoding helix-turn-helix transcriptional regulator, with the translated sequence MDTQEAIAHRIRQLCQENNVTPNKMSKISGIPQATIKSILLGESKNPGCNNIKKLCDGFGITLGEFFSTKGFDALLIDRSEKISH
- a CDS encoding recombinase family protein; translated protein: MSKSIYGYVRVSTKEQNLDRQLIAMREYGVPQENIFVDKQSGKDFERPSYQRMMKEISSGGVLVIKSIDRLGRSYDETIEEWRRITREKGIEIVVLDLPVMCSLPTGTLLGRLLADLILYLLSYFAQAEREMNHQRQAEGISAARLRGVRFGRVPKERTEEFYALREQWQKHQVSARQAAEKLAIDHKTFLRWAREER
- a CDS encoding efflux RND transporter periplasmic adaptor subunit, which codes for MKKYFLAGLAVVFLLAVGLISYGAYLNYHDENQITERLAQQVLPLAGEKAKIRDIRPRLEIAPVHLSSGQMADAVALTKGQIVEVKVKKNDRVRMGDVLFVVHMPELSSRLKQADSSVFKAETELLRARNTYNRYTELRKEEAVSAEKYDETESAYHAAQASLDAAIAARDELLVQQEEQQVLAPIDGEVIKLYHPMGTYISAGTPLALIGNFEQLHFYTSVDEKEASYLAFGQEAVVSFSYEDFEKVYGTEYSADNRGREENIIARVIEISPDLSEPAAIRKVLWEIDNRAGLLEPKTYGSHGSVSLTFLDSRRSLSVPVSAVIGSSQAAVFVFRDDGTLERRRVKTGLNDGTYVEILSGLEEGETVVTSVPQGVKENMKVSPILISGD
- a CDS encoding NHLP family bacteriocin export ABC transporter peptidase/permease/ATPase subunit — its product is MSFTDRIKSIFPKSLRIKVPTVLQMEATECGAASLAMVLAYYGLWMPLEKLREECGVSRDGSKASNIVKAARRMGCEAKGYRWSAEKLRQKSFPLILHWEFNHFVVLEGFKEDTACLNDPAHGRREVPWEDFRTSYTGIALEIKPGSEFRRAGKPYSIVRAMAKKLLADRSAMLFLILINLGLIFPGLATPVFHRIFIDDILSMKHDEEWMFNLVIAMLVAVCLLMVMTALRLLVLTRWQNKLTVADSSDFFWHVLRLPMQFFQQRFAAEVASRIAFNEAIAGVLSGSAATAVLDFFVGLFFLMLLLQYSVPLTVIGVTFSLINLAVFLFLRKKITDMNQGIQQDQGKEYGTAMNGLMMIETIKANGGEADFFAKWAGYRTKVLAATQTRDLWSLTSIVLPVFFGGINTALIMTLGGFSIMDGVMTAGIFLAFQNLMGKFQEPVNNLVGLGNTLQTTEMQMKRLDDVRRYAIDSLNYPEDRQPAKAGEKPAKTRLTGELELVDVSFGYSPLEPPLLDNFSLHLEPGYWVAIVGGSGSGKSTLAKIVTGLYEEWSGEVRFDGIKRRDLSRQAIVSSLASVDQDIFQITGTVRENISLFDSSLGRADIMQAAKDACIHDDILKLDGGYEAQVSEGGANFSGGQRQRLEIARALAVNPSLLVLDEATSALDPVTEQTVLQNIRRRGCSCFIIAHRLSTIRDADEIIVLERGKVVERGTHSEMMAHDGPYRRLIEEQAKES